Proteins from a genomic interval of Polyodon spathula isolate WHYD16114869_AA chromosome 1, ASM1765450v1, whole genome shotgun sequence:
- the LOC121324473 gene encoding neurotrypsin-like produces the protein MIRYKGRARQASISRVSVVHWNSVHCRGDEEDLLQCEWKAWHGGHCSQRDTAAATCTPQEDGSLRLVGGMGSHEGRLEVYYEGQWGTVCDDGWTESNIQVVCKQLGFRYVEGSVQHRFAVGTGPVFLDDVSCSGKESCLVQCRRREWRKHDCTHQEDVSVVCSPDWDVNAIPSSLPMRLMDGENKKEGRVEIYIGGQWGTICDDGWTDRNAEVVCRQLGYKGLAKARTMAYFGEGKGPIHIDNVKCTGNERSLTDCIKQPIGVHNCRHSEDAGVICNYGEEKTTERSKDPFYSACGLRLVHTRQKRIIGGKNSLRGGWPWQAAIRLRTAHGDGRLVCGATLINSCWILTAAHCFKRYGNNTKSYTVRVGDHHTLVSEEYEEEYGIQQIVLHSNYKPDRNDNDLALVQLVGRDRQCAKFSSHVMPACLPLRKQRALKVASNCYITGWGDTGRAYSKTLQQAPIPLLPNRFCMERYRGQFTGRMLCAGNVQEGMRVDSCQGDSGGPLVCERPGGSWVVFGVTSWGHGCRVQDSLGVYTKVSSFVPWIKRVIEM, from the exons ATGATCAG GTATAAAGGCAGGGCCAGGCAGGCATCAATCTCCAGGGTCAGTGTGGTACACTGGAATTCCGTGCACTGTCGAGGGGATGAGGAGGATCTGCTGCAGTGCGAGTGGAAAGCATGGCACGGTGGGCACTGCTCACAGAGAGATACTGCAGCTGCCACCTGTACCCCTCAGGAAG ATGGTAGCCTGCGTTTAGTGGGTGGAATGGGCAGCCATGAAGGACGTCTGGAGGTGTACTATGAGGGGCAGTGGGGCACTGTCTGTGATGATGGCTGGACAGAATCTAATATCCAAGTTGTGTGCAAACAGCTGGGATTCAG aTACGTTGAAGGTTCTGTGCAGCACCGTTTTGCAGTGGGTACAGGGCCAGTCTTCTTGGATGATGTGAGCTGCTCCGGGAAAGAGTCCTGTCTGGTACAATGCAGAAGAAGAGAATGGAGAAAGCATGACTGCACTCATCAGGAGGATGTGTCGGTTGTCTGCAGTCCTGACTGGGATGTCAATGCGATTCCATCCA GTCTGCCTATGCGACTGATGGATGGAGAAAACAAGAAGGAAGGACGTGTGGAGATTTATATCGGTGGCCAGTGGGGAACAATTTGTGATGACGGATGGACTGACAGGAATGCAGAAGTTGTCTGTAGGCAGCTGGGCTACAa GGGTCTGGCCAAAGCTAGAACCATGGCTTATTTTGGAGAGGGAAAGGGACCTATCCATATAGACAACGTCAAATGCACAGGAAATGAAAGGTCTTTGACTGATTGCATCAAACAACCGATTGGTGTGCATAACTGTCGCCATAGCGAGGATGCTGGGGTGATCTGTAACTATGGCGAGGAGAAGACAACAGAGAGGAGCAAAG ACCCTTTTTATTCAGCTTGTGGCCTACGATTAGTTCACACACGCCAGAAGAGGATTATTGGGGGGAAGAATTCCTTACG GGGTGGGTGGCCGTGGCAGGCTGCCATTCGGTTGAGAACAGCGCATGGGGACGGGAGGCTGGTGTGTGGAGCCACGCTCATCAACAGCTGCTGGATCCTCACAGCGGCCCACTGCTTCAAGAG GTATGGTAACAACACTAAAAGCTACACTGTAAGAGTTGGAGACCATCATACACTAGTATCCGAGGAATATGAAGAAGAATATGGGATCCAGCAGATTGTCCTTCACAGCAACTACAAGCCTGACCGCAATGATAATGACCTGGCCTTAGTGCAGCTTGTGGGGAGGGACAGACAGTGTGCAAAATTCAGCAGCCACGTCATGCCAGCTTGCTTACCTCTTCGGAAACAGAGAGCGCTCAAGGTTGCGTCAAACTGTTACATTACTGGATGGGGAGACACAG GAAGAGCTTATTCCAAAACCCTGCAGCAGGCGCCAATCCCTCTGCTTCCCAATAGGTTTTGTATGGAGCGGTACCGGGGCCAATTTACTGGGAGGATGCTGTGTGCCGGGAATGTGCAGGAGGGCATGCGGGTGGACAGTTGCCAGGGAGACAGCGGTGGCCCATTGGTGTGCGAGAGGCCTGGGGGAAGCTGGGTGGTTTTTGGTGTGACCTCCTGGGGACACGGATGCAGGGTCCAGGACTCTCTTGGGGTCTACACAAAAGTATCTTCCTTTGTGCCCTGGATTAAACGAGTGATCGAAATGTGA